From one Nothobranchius furzeri strain GRZ-AD chromosome 2, NfurGRZ-RIMD1, whole genome shotgun sequence genomic stretch:
- the cnpy4 gene encoding protein canopy 4, translating to MKVLVLVLLYIGSFVTANEDGRLPNKCEVCKFLTVELQEALGKTVRSKEVLEVGEVLDTGRRRRKIKYNTSETRLAEAVDNICERILQYSVHAERPGSLRYAKGSSQTMMTLKNLVDKGVKVDLGLPYELWDEPSVEVTDMKKQCETMLEQYEEVVEDWYFHHQDQRLEDFLCEKHVLEASDRKCLNEVWKGDLGVKGGAGEEPSAEEENTHDAGEL from the exons ATGAAAGTCTtagttctggttttattgtatatCGGGAGCTTTGTTACAGCGAACGAGGACGGCAGACTGCCTAATAAATGTGAAG TGTGCAAGTTCCTGACAGTCGAGCTGCAGGAGGCTCTGGGGAAAACCGTTCGGTCCAAAGAAGTTCTGGAAGTCGGAGAAGTGTTGGACACGGGCAGGAGAAGAAGAAAGATCAAATACAACACCTC AGAAACGCGCCTGGCTGAGGCGGTGGATAACATCTGTGAGCGCATTCTGCAGTATAGTGTTCATGCTGAGCGACCTGGCAGTCTCCGATACGCCAAG GGTTCCAGTCAGACGATGATGACTCTGAAAAATCTGGTGGACAAAGGAGTGAAAGTGGACTTGGGCTTGCCGTACGAGCTCTGGGATGAACCGTCCGTGGAGGTGACGGACATGAAGAAACAG TGTGAGACGATGCTGGAGCAGTatgaggaggtggtggaggactggTACTtccaccatcaggaccagaggctgGAGGACTTCCTGTGTGAGAAGCATGTCCTGGAGGCGTCAGACAGAA AATGTTTAAATGAGGTTTGGAAAGGTGACCTGGGTGTTAAAGGAGGAGCAGGGGAGGAACCAAGTGCAGAAGAAGAAAACACTCATGATGCTGGAGAACTTTAA
- the LOC107377180 gene encoding zona pellucida sperm-binding protein 3 isoform X1, producing the protein MLTEEHQTMPPFSGYLMFGPLFCLNLVRSFTHQTEPLHAPHNGEDQTLVVTCHEDSMEVLMRARLLGSRLAVELVGMRLGADGAAGGGCSTWLSSDGDFVIWAPLAGCGSRVMFTETEALYTNLLLLYFTPPSDGGAGRLEVAAVPVMCKHRRRFAVSSGALRPTWTPLVSIRSADLSLDFQLRLMTDDWSRERASPVFFMDQTVNMQASVDHHHPPPLHLYAGGCVATLTPDVNSHPAYPFIDRHGCFTDSRLSSSGSRFLPRIRDELLQIQLEPFFFHQDSRHTIYITCYLEAVIVSQKETKKKACSFINERWRSVDGDDDACESCNSADEFSHKGAQRSERSVGINDLHQGTTLGPIVFLPKRADSTENVT; encoded by the exons ATGCTGACAGAGGAACACCAAACCATGCCTCCTTTCTCCGGTTACCTCATGTTTGGACCTTTGTTTTGTTTAAACCTGGTTAGAAGCTTCACTCATCAAACCGAACCTCTCCATGCACCTCACAATGGCGAGGACCAGACTCTCGTGGTGACGTGTCACGAGGACAGCATGGAGGTTCTGATGAGGGCTCGTCTGTTAGGCTCCAGGTTAGCGGTGGAGCTGGTCGGGATGAGACTCGGAGCTGATGGCGCTGCAGGAGGTGGATGCTCCACCTGGTTGTCATCTGATGGAGACTTCGTCATCTGGGCTCCTCTGGCGGGGTGTGGGAGCAGAGTGATG tttACAGAGACCGAAGCCCTTTACACCAACCTGCTCCTGTTGTATTTTACTCCACCATCAGATGGTGGTGCTGGTCGGCTGGAGGTGGCAGCAGTGCCCGTCATGTGTAAACACAGAAG GAGGTTTGCTGTGAGCAGCGGAGCTCTGAGGCCGACCTGGACTCCTTTGGTCTCCATCCGGTCAGCTGATCTCAGCCTGGACTTCCAGCTGAGACTCATGAcag ATGACTGGAGCAGAGAGAGAGCTTCCCCCGTTTTCTTTATGGATCAGACGGTGAACATGCAGGCCTCTGTGgaccatcatcaccctcctcctcttcatctgtACGCAGGCGGCTGTGTGGCCACTCTGACTCCTGATGTGAACTCTCACCCAGCGTACCCCTTCATAGACCGCCATGG ATGTTTCACAGACTCCCGGCTGAGCAGCTCCGGCTCACGTTTCCTGCCCCGAATCCGGGACGAACTCCTCCAGATTCAGCTGGAGCCGTTTTTCTTCCATCAGGACAGCAGACACACC ATTTATATCACTTGTTACCTGGAGGCTGTGATCGTTTCTCAAAAGGAGACAAAGAAAAAGGCGTGTTCTTTTATAAATGAGAG GTGGAGGTCCgtagatggtgacgatgatgcatGTGAGAGCTGCAACAGCGCAGATGAATTcagccacaagggggcgcaaAGGAGTGAAAGATCAGTTGGAATAAATG ATCTGCACCAAGGGACAACTCTGGGTCCAATCGTATTCCTCCCAAAGCGAGCTGACTCCACTGAGAATGTGACATGA
- the LOC107377180 gene encoding zona pellucida sperm-binding protein 3 isoform X2, which produces MLTEEHQTMPPFSGYLMFGPLFCLNLVRSFTHQTEPLHAPHNGEDQTLVVTCHEDSMEVLMRARLLGSRLAVELVGMRLGADGAAGGGCSTWLSSDGDFVIWAPLAGCGSRVMFTETEALYTNLLLLYFTPPSDGGAGRLEVAAVPVMCKHRRRFAVSSGALRPTWTPLVSIRSADLSLDFQLRLMTDDWSRERASPVFFMDQTVNMQASVDHHHPPPLHLYAGGCVATLTPDVNSHPAYPFIDRHGWRSVDGDDDACESCNSADEFSHKGAQRSERSVGINDLHQGTTLGPIVFLPKRADSTENVT; this is translated from the exons ATGCTGACAGAGGAACACCAAACCATGCCTCCTTTCTCCGGTTACCTCATGTTTGGACCTTTGTTTTGTTTAAACCTGGTTAGAAGCTTCACTCATCAAACCGAACCTCTCCATGCACCTCACAATGGCGAGGACCAGACTCTCGTGGTGACGTGTCACGAGGACAGCATGGAGGTTCTGATGAGGGCTCGTCTGTTAGGCTCCAGGTTAGCGGTGGAGCTGGTCGGGATGAGACTCGGAGCTGATGGCGCTGCAGGAGGTGGATGCTCCACCTGGTTGTCATCTGATGGAGACTTCGTCATCTGGGCTCCTCTGGCGGGGTGTGGGAGCAGAGTGATG tttACAGAGACCGAAGCCCTTTACACCAACCTGCTCCTGTTGTATTTTACTCCACCATCAGATGGTGGTGCTGGTCGGCTGGAGGTGGCAGCAGTGCCCGTCATGTGTAAACACAGAAG GAGGTTTGCTGTGAGCAGCGGAGCTCTGAGGCCGACCTGGACTCCTTTGGTCTCCATCCGGTCAGCTGATCTCAGCCTGGACTTCCAGCTGAGACTCATGAcag ATGACTGGAGCAGAGAGAGAGCTTCCCCCGTTTTCTTTATGGATCAGACGGTGAACATGCAGGCCTCTGTGgaccatcatcaccctcctcctcttcatctgtACGCAGGCGGCTGTGTGGCCACTCTGACTCCTGATGTGAACTCTCACCCAGCGTACCCCTTCATAGACCGCCATGG GTGGAGGTCCgtagatggtgacgatgatgcatGTGAGAGCTGCAACAGCGCAGATGAATTcagccacaagggggcgcaaAGGAGTGAAAGATCAGTTGGAATAAATG ATCTGCACCAAGGGACAACTCTGGGTCCAATCGTATTCCTCCCAAAGCGAGCTGACTCCACTGAGAATGTGACATGA